From Lytechinus pictus isolate F3 Inbred chromosome 6, Lp3.0, whole genome shotgun sequence, the proteins below share one genomic window:
- the LOC129263781 gene encoding MOB kinase activator 3B-like, producing MEFPFFAKNKTFRPKKKFEAGTMRFNLHKKAQASLNSGLDLKVVVKLPAEEDFNDWLAVHVVDFFNRINLIYGTVCEFCSADTCPIMSGGPRYEYMWMDGEKYKKPTALPATDYINNLMDWVEQLINNENIFPINTEVSFPKSFVSTCKKMLTRLHRVFIHVYIHHFDKLVEIGAEAHINTCYKHFYFFVHEFNLVDSRELEPLRDMIHKICI from the exons ACCTTCCGTCCGAAGAAGAAGTTTGAGGCAGGTACGATGCGGTTCAATCTACACAAGAAAGCTCAAGCATCTCTCAACTCAGGCCTAGACCTTAAAGTAGTGGTCAAGCTCCCTGCAGAGGAGGACTTCAATGATTGGCTAGCTGTGCATG TGGTGGACTTCTTCAACAGAATTAACCTCATTTACGGGACGGTGTGTGAGTTTTGCAGTGCTGATACATGCCCCATCATGAGTGGGGGTCCAAG gTATGAATACATGTGGATGGATGGAGAGAAATATAAGAAGCCCACAGCCCTCCCTGCAACAGACTATATCAACAATCTCATGGATTGGGTCGAACAACTCATCAATAATGAGAATATATTCCCTATTAATACAG aGGTTAGTTTCCCTAAATCGTTTGTCTCCACATGTAAGAAGATGCTTACAAGATTACACAGAGTTTTCATCCACGTCTACATCCATCACTTTGATAAACTCGTTGAGATCGGAGCG GAAGCACACATAAACACATGCTACAAACACTTTTATTTCTTTGTGCATGAGTTCAACTTGGTTGATTCAAGAGAACTAGAACCTTTG AGAGATATGATCCACAAAATCTGCATATGA